The following proteins come from a genomic window of Paracoccus tegillarcae:
- a CDS encoding RcgR family putative quorum lactone hydrolase, with translation MYHRWLDRWDERRAVEGELGKNVGSYVLDGHLAFSNSQKLVKVSDFSDLALRAMHDKTFFDPPSLSLSKINSVDGFISFPSAFVSSIDANNIVVTKLTQGSKSKHAVVVFHQWNARKRQPRLAAYLANRGISVAEMALPYHLERSRRGATHSDFMLSANLGRTIASFRQAVWDGRNLVQCLRNRGYQEISVLGFSLGAWIAGIVAAHDDSVEKASLFLPAGSLADMVWTGRATRQIRMQLEASICLADLNAAWRPLNLEDYSVRLARNGLALQVVVAERDKVVLPCLSERLIARLRGFGAEPDVVRLNCGHYSIARLPYVLFAGTRLASFLRGS, from the coding sequence GTGTATCATAGATGGCTTGATCGTTGGGACGAGCGAAGAGCGGTCGAAGGTGAGCTTGGAAAGAATGTTGGTAGCTATGTATTAGATGGACACCTTGCGTTTTCGAACTCTCAAAAGTTGGTGAAGGTGAGTGATTTCAGCGATCTGGCATTGCGCGCGATGCATGATAAAACTTTTTTCGATCCGCCCTCTTTATCTCTGTCGAAGATAAATTCCGTAGATGGATTTATAAGTTTCCCTTCAGCATTTGTTTCAAGCATAGATGCTAATAACATTGTTGTTACAAAGCTTACCCAAGGCAGCAAATCAAAGCATGCTGTCGTCGTTTTCCACCAATGGAATGCTCGCAAACGACAGCCACGTCTCGCAGCTTATCTTGCAAATCGTGGTATTTCAGTTGCTGAAATGGCGTTACCCTATCATTTAGAGAGAAGCCGGCGCGGTGCCACGCACAGTGACTTTATGCTCAGTGCAAACCTTGGTCGGACGATTGCGTCGTTTCGGCAGGCTGTTTGGGATGGCCGAAATCTAGTTCAATGCTTAAGAAATAGAGGCTATCAGGAAATTTCTGTTCTGGGGTTTAGTCTCGGCGCTTGGATTGCAGGCATAGTGGCGGCGCATGATGATAGCGTCGAAAAGGCTTCGTTATTTTTGCCGGCGGGAAGTCTGGCTGACATGGTATGGACTGGTCGTGCGACGCGACAGATTCGGATGCAGCTTGAGGCTTCGATATGTTTGGCAGATCTAAATGCCGCGTGGAGACCTCTGAATCTTGAGGATTATTCTGTTAGGCTTGCTAGAAACGGGCTGGCGTTGCAGGTTGTCGTCGCTGAGCGGGACAAGGTTGTTCTACCGTGTTTATCAGAAAGGTTGATTGCGCGTCTCCGTGGCTTCGGTGCCGAACCGGATGTCGTTCGCTTGAACTGCGGCCACTATTCGATAGCGAGACTGCCCTACGTTCTCTTTGCGGGGACTCGTCTGGCGTCATTTTTGCGCGGAAGTTAA
- a CDS encoding TrbC/VirB2 family protein has protein sequence MTKLNFTQLALCLLMVALVGLVATDAMAQQVQFSKIDTLGTSFLTWLKGNPITIFFTVALIVTGLLAAFNRISWMWVLMICVGAFFAFGATNIVTQLKAVFT, from the coding sequence ATGACGAAATTGAATTTCACGCAATTGGCATTGTGCCTCCTGATGGTGGCGCTTGTCGGGCTGGTTGCGACGGATGCCATGGCCCAGCAGGTCCAGTTCAGCAAGATCGACACGCTCGGCACGAGCTTTCTGACCTGGCTCAAGGGCAACCCGATCACGATCTTCTTCACGGTGGCCCTGATCGTGACCGGGCTCCTGGCTGCCTTCAATCGCATCAGCTGGATGTGGGTGCTGATGATCTGTGTCGGCGCATTCTTTGCATTCGGCGCGACCAATATCGTCACCCAGCTGAAGGCGGTGTTCACCTGA
- a CDS encoding lytic transglycosylase domain-containing protein yields the protein MLLSCALIFLLSSGACSLADVIRFGSSSGGEQAATDPQNRAVYRYDQAGKLIVPAKPPEQQVEDLGAAAASTSGQMNFIATRGAVGDYSTPLEGVRATAARYQNHPAISAAGLTRAEWIALFQAMIWQESRFNPRAVSPKGARGLAQLMPGTAARLGVDPRDPMQNLDGGARYLLMQLQTFKSPTLALAAYNAGPGAVQKYGGVPPYRETRNYVVTILSHHARLMAAK from the coding sequence ATGTTGCTGTCCTGTGCGCTGATTTTCTTGCTTTCGAGCGGTGCCTGCAGCCTGGCTGACGTAATCCGGTTTGGGTCATCTTCTGGAGGCGAGCAGGCCGCGACTGATCCCCAGAACCGGGCTGTTTATCGATATGATCAGGCGGGCAAACTCATAGTCCCGGCAAAACCCCCAGAGCAGCAAGTCGAGGACCTCGGTGCGGCGGCGGCTTCAACCTCGGGCCAGATGAATTTCATCGCGACGCGCGGGGCGGTCGGCGACTATTCGACGCCGCTGGAAGGGGTGCGTGCGACCGCGGCGAGATATCAGAACCACCCGGCTATTTCCGCTGCCGGTTTGACCCGCGCGGAATGGATTGCCCTGTTCCAGGCGATGATCTGGCAGGAATCGCGGTTCAATCCGAGGGCGGTCAGTCCGAAGGGTGCGCGCGGTCTGGCGCAGCTGATGCCCGGAACGGCGGCGCGGCTCGGGGTCGATCCAAGAGATCCAATGCAGAATCTGGACGGCGGCGCCCGCTATTTGCTCATGCAGCTTCAGACCTTCAAATCTCCGACGCTGGCGCTTGCCGCCTATAACGCCGGCCCCGGCGCCGTCCAGAAATACGGCGGCGTCCCACCTTATCGCGAAACAAGGAATTACGTGGTGACGATCCTGTCGCACCACGCCCGATTGATGGCAGCAAAATGA
- a CDS encoding RcgA family putative transporter, whose protein sequence is MLKNGKIFLPPPQDGSDIKEILRRVVSSGAGRNVGEDGFPPGSWSPELLAEAISQLDSNGVGVDLRTVQHWFQDNEKGISQANIRWLARVLGCDDPNATSEWQIALGAAQSRLAARRRKQRTESEGVVNDQTSEVDESIVDHAQRTNRDGRSLSLAVRTEAIFSKGSPLDLPSAVFGGAVALGFLSYLLGIHSIRYDLGDGALKEVGFLWAPNWTLLFMVLMPLSFTVASNCIALWKQYRQSLDAEDAGLRVNKSWSDSYSAFNHTHWIVLIICLVFAGVIQWIAIRLRPILSGEGHYAPDWGNFSNIRPDLISAPTEVLFTGLAYLYMAVFFYLFFSSLILVFAITHDYAEITSQSGEIVNKRCNFDCRSIAYKIFTASFRCTCLGLLIAICMKLQSTYTATGRGNIIVWMFDDALSGLSQPLGPGTSVAYSLPTHYSSLIVALSSLVVFISGTLNLEGAKLFHRTLGKMTFVVAILCCAYLLIGSFVGFSILLFVSVLLALCGILRPGFDRDDFVDAEG, encoded by the coding sequence TTGTTAAAAAATGGTAAAATTTTTCTTCCGCCGCCCCAAGATGGCAGTGACATTAAGGAGATTTTGAGACGGGTAGTTTCATCTGGTGCCGGACGAAACGTTGGAGAAGATGGCTTTCCACCGGGATCATGGTCTCCGGAGTTGTTGGCGGAAGCAATCTCACAGCTTGACAGCAATGGGGTTGGCGTCGACCTCAGGACTGTTCAGCATTGGTTTCAAGATAACGAGAAGGGCATCAGCCAAGCCAATATCAGGTGGCTGGCGCGGGTCTTGGGCTGCGATGATCCGAATGCCACGAGCGAATGGCAGATTGCGCTTGGAGCTGCGCAGTCACGTCTGGCTGCGAGGAGGCGGAAGCAACGCACCGAAAGCGAGGGGGTTGTTAACGATCAGACCTCGGAGGTTGATGAAAGTATTGTCGACCACGCACAGCGAACGAACAGAGATGGCCGGTCCTTAAGCCTTGCGGTGCGAACCGAAGCAATTTTTAGTAAAGGCTCACCGCTTGACCTACCCTCTGCGGTATTTGGCGGAGCCGTCGCACTTGGCTTTCTTTCGTACTTGCTTGGCATTCATAGTATTAGATACGATCTTGGCGATGGTGCTCTAAAGGAGGTAGGATTTCTTTGGGCGCCCAATTGGACTTTGTTGTTTATGGTCTTAATGCCACTGTCTTTTACTGTCGCGAGCAATTGTATTGCGCTATGGAAGCAATACAGGCAGAGCTTAGATGCAGAAGATGCGGGCCTCAGGGTAAATAAATCGTGGTCCGATAGTTACAGTGCTTTCAATCATACGCACTGGATCGTGCTTATAATTTGCTTGGTGTTTGCTGGGGTTATACAATGGATAGCCATTAGGTTACGGCCGATTCTCAGCGGTGAAGGACACTATGCGCCAGATTGGGGTAATTTTTCAAATATTCGCCCAGACTTAATTTCGGCGCCAACTGAAGTTCTTTTCACGGGATTGGCATATCTTTACATGGCGGTTTTCTTCTATTTGTTTTTCTCAAGCTTAATTTTAGTTTTTGCGATAACACATGATTACGCCGAAATAACTTCGCAAAGCGGCGAGATTGTCAACAAGCGCTGTAACTTTGACTGCCGAAGCATTGCATATAAAATTTTCACTGCGTCGTTTAGGTGCACTTGCTTGGGGTTGCTGATAGCGATTTGCATGAAGCTGCAAAGCACCTATACAGCAACAGGCAGAGGAAACATTATTGTTTGGATGTTTGATGATGCGCTGTCAGGCCTCAGCCAGCCGCTCGGGCCAGGAACTTCTGTCGCCTATAGTTTACCGACACATTACAGCAGTTTGATTGTAGCGTTGTCAAGCTTGGTGGTATTTATATCTGGAACACTAAATTTAGAAGGCGCAAAATTGTTTCATCGAACGCTTGGGAAGATGACATTTGTGGTGGCGATATTGTGCTGCGCTTATCTGCTGATTGGCTCGTTCGTGGGCTTCTCAATTCTTCTGTTTGTGTCTGTTCTGTTAGCTTTGTGTGGAATACTAAGACCGGGCTTTGATCGAGACGATTTTGTCGATGCTGAGGGGTGA
- a CDS encoding transglycosylase SLT domain-containing protein, with translation MAASVTAAPLAVLAQGVPDIDAKGILAIILQLDTGHETRTAEIEETARQTELLAREKEQLAALDGTLELLTGTSAFIPGLEEGGGAGSAYAASTVYAIDDNNPYVDRIMGDAPVTIEQMIAETAIKFGGHPALGRAGINAVEFRCWFQALVKQESNFSIGAKSPKAAFGLTQIIPGTAQYLGIYPAYYDDPRLQLDGGARYLLEQLGKFGSMELALAAYNAGPGAVQKYNGVPPYKETQDYVRKISGYYSRYAARMGGAADAIGTLDPKDLAIAEASNLSDAGTHYAAWSMDTMTASATRLRSIVSQIEGTQSVKEAMDLNTYARGEVARMGNILIRLMATRQKIEAARNALLIQAYIEDEKYLQVRLQP, from the coding sequence ATGGCGGCCAGCGTGACCGCGGCACCGCTTGCGGTACTGGCCCAGGGTGTGCCCGATATCGACGCCAAGGGCATTCTCGCCATCATCCTGCAACTCGACACCGGCCATGAAACCAGGACTGCGGAGATCGAGGAAACCGCGCGGCAGACGGAGCTTCTGGCGCGGGAAAAGGAACAGCTGGCGGCGCTCGATGGCACGCTGGAACTGCTGACCGGCACCAGCGCCTTCATTCCGGGGCTGGAAGAGGGCGGCGGCGCAGGCAGTGCCTATGCGGCCTCGACGGTCTATGCGATCGACGACAATAATCCCTATGTTGACCGGATCATGGGCGATGCGCCCGTGACGATCGAACAGATGATCGCAGAAACCGCGATCAAGTTCGGGGGCCATCCCGCGCTTGGCCGCGCGGGCATCAATGCCGTTGAGTTCCGCTGCTGGTTCCAGGCACTGGTGAAGCAGGAATCGAATTTCTCCATCGGCGCGAAAAGCCCGAAGGCAGCCTTCGGCCTCACGCAGATCATCCCCGGCACGGCGCAATATCTCGGCATATATCCGGCCTATTACGACGATCCGCGCCTGCAACTGGACGGCGGCGCCCGATACCTGCTGGAACAGTTGGGCAAGTTCGGCTCGATGGAACTGGCGCTTGCCGCCTATAATGCCGGTCCAGGCGCGGTCCAGAAATACAATGGCGTCCCGCCTTACAAGGAAACCCAGGATTATGTGCGCAAGATCAGCGGCTATTACAGCCGCTATGCCGCGCGCATGGGCGGCGCGGCCGATGCGATCGGCACGCTCGATCCCAAGGATCTGGCGATTGCCGAAGCCTCGAACCTCTCGGATGCCGGGACGCATTACGCCGCCTGGTCAATGGACACGATGACTGCTTCCGCCACGCGGCTGCGGTCGATCGTCAGCCAGATCGAGGGCACGCAGTCGGTGAAGGAAGCGATGGATCTGAACACCTATGCGCGGGGCGAGGTTGCGCGGATGGGCAATATCCTGATCCGGCTGATGGCGACACGCCAGAAGATCGAGGCGGCGCGGAATGCGCTGCTGATCCAGGCCTATATCGAAGATGAAAAATATTTGCAGGT
- a CDS encoding VirB3 family type IV secretion system protein — protein MTERTPVILGLSRQANLAGLPMPYTLAVGALIMLPFIWFKWMPWLLTGLFWYPAARVAAIINPHGHRVLAVIFQRTPPKLAVTGEKRVRRYV, from the coding sequence ATGACCGAGAGAACCCCCGTCATTCTCGGGCTTTCGAGGCAGGCCAATCTTGCTGGCCTGCCCATGCCCTATACGCTGGCGGTGGGGGCGCTGATCATGTTGCCCTTCATCTGGTTCAAGTGGATGCCATGGCTGCTGACTGGCCTATTCTGGTATCCGGCAGCCCGTGTCGCCGCGATCATCAACCCACACGGCCATCGTGTGCTGGCCGTCATTTTTCAACGGACGCCGCCGAAACTGGCGGTAACCGGGGAAAAGAGGGTGCGTCGCTATGTTTAA